Part of the Betta splendens chromosome 17, fBetSpl5.4, whole genome shotgun sequence genome, gtttgatCTTAACCATACAGCAGGCGCATACTATCCCGCTCAGCCGCAGTACTCTCCATCGGTCCAGCCTGCACAAGTCATGATAACCCCCACCCCGCAACAGCAGCAAGCTCCACCTCCTCAGCAACCATCAGCACAGCCACCGGGCCCAGTAAAGAGGGAACGCAAACCGGTATGTGTCCCAACAAAGGGGAAACATGATGTCACAACAAATGACTGGGGTGGATATGTATTGTTTGTGCCATGTGGAACTTTCCCTGTTAAGTCAAAATAACAATAGCATGACAGAGAGATACTATAGATGAGTAGCAACAGAATCACTACATGCTGCTCATATTTTGAAATTGGACGTGTGGAAACTAATCTAAGGCTAAGACTCGACTTTGTTTCCTAACAGATAAGAATACGAGACCCCAACCAAGGTGGCCGTGATATCACAGAGGAGATAATGTCAGGTGGAAGGTCCTCCACCACGCCGACTCCCCCACAGGTAAGCAAGCTTGACACCATTTTGTATTTACTTATTTAAGCTTGTCTTAATGTAGCTTATATACGTAGTTGCAGACAtaattgttttaaaattaatatattaatgtaaCTTGAGTTTTATTTTAAGTTGCTCCTTTTTTGTAACAGTACAAACTATGGTGGCATCATGAATTTAACTGACTAAACTAGAGAAATAGAAAGTCAAAATATACATTTGAAAGCTTCAACTTGCATCTGCATTGGTTTGCTAAAAGCACTTGGGGGAAAAGTCACTTCAAGTAGTGGAGGAGCCTTTCAGCTTTTTGACACAATTTAACATTGTAAATGTGCTTACGTTTCAGTTGATAGTTTGAGACAAAATCTAAACATTGTTTTGTGATTATAGGCCTCATTAGCAGATGTAAGTCCTGCACAGACCAACGGAGAAGTTATACAGCCTGTTTTCACAGTGACAAGAAGAGGTTGGTACAGCTTCCTGATTATTTTGTTTAAGTTCACTTACTTTTATGAGCATTCTGTGACTgaccttaaccccccccccccctttttttagAAGAAAATGTGGAGCCATCTCCATGCACAGAAATGTCTCCACCTAATGTGGTAGCAGGCATAGAGCCAATCGATGAGGCCAAAGATGAAATGGACAGCCGGTTGACACCGCCTGCAGAATTAGCTGTACAATCTGTAGCCACTGTAGTTGCAGCAGAGGTGCCATCACCACAGATAAAGGATCAGCAGtctccctcctcgctctcttCTGTAGCAGCATCTACTACTCCCACACCTGTTGAGGTGGTAAATAAAGCCAGTCCTAAAGCGGGTGACACAGTAGATGCTCCTGTCAGCCCTTCAACATTGGTAGCAGCACAAGAGGCTCCTTTGAAGGAAGAGGAAATCCCGATTCCCCCAGTTGAGAATGCCccagaaaaggaggaaaagaaaatggAGGAAGTGAGAAAATCTGAGATAGAGGAGCAAGAGATTAGCACCAAGTTACAGCCGGCAGTTGACGTTGCAGCAACAGTTTCTCCTGTCCATGTGGAAAAAGAAACTGCTGCAAAGATGCCAAGCGAAGTGTGTCAACCTACACCCCCCGCACAGGAACCAGATACGCCACATATCCAGACCAGTGCACCCAGCACTGcccctgaacctgaacccgaaCCCACCCTTGTTGAAAGAGCAGAGCCTCTTCTCTCAAACGGCCTTCCTCAGGACAGCGAGGAACTGTCTGAGGATTCAGACACTACATCTTTTGACAAGACCAACACTTCTCAACCTCAGGAATCCACACCTGTGGCTAAAACAATTGTGCCAgcccaggaggaggtggagaagaaagaagtgaaggagaaaaaTGAAGAGGCTCTTCCTGCTTCGGTTAGCTGTCCTCCAGAAAAATCTATGCAAGGTAACTAAAAGGAGGTTATTACTGAATTTATAATTATTAGATGGGTtttatttaatgctttttttctttatagCTGCTATGACTGtgccaaagaagaagaagaacatggGGCGGATAAATAAGAGAGAGGCCATTGGAGACCTGCTTGATGCCTTCACAGAGGTGTGGATCAGTTGGCTGACAACACAGGGTCACTGTGTTTCATATACCTCAGCTGTATCAATAACAACCTCTGTTAATCTCTTCCTGTTGTTTGCTGTAGGAGCAGGGTGCCAATCCTGTTTCTGAACCTTCTTCCACTCAGGCCGACCCTGTCCCTGTTGCTCCAGCTGAACCTCCAGCTGAACCTCCAGCTGATGCTGCGGATGACACatgggaggagaaagaggacaAGCAGAATGCAGAATCGGACAGTCTTGAACCCAACACAGAATCAGCTGATCAGAAATATCAGTACAAAGAAGGTTGGTTTCGATTAATTTGTGCTTTACTCGGATCAGGTTTGCGCGATTATTCACTGCTTTCATTCCTCCCAGATCAATGGAAACCAATAAACCCTGAGGACAAGAAGCGGTACGACAGGGAGTTTCTCTTGGGCTTTCAGTTCATCAGTGCAAGTATGCACAAACCCGAGGGTTTGCCTGTCATCAGTGACGTGGTCCTGGACAAGGTTTGTTATGTTTATGTTCTGCTTACTGCTAAACATCACTTCTGCTGCTTGTTAACGTTAATTAAACATTTGTGGTTATCTTGCCCTTTACTGTAGATGCTGCATCATTAGCTTTGTTAAATATATTGTGCAAACTTGAAAATCTATTTTTCCCAATGTTACCTTAAGGTAAACAAGACTCCACTGAGACCTGCTGATCCAGCCCGACTTATGAGTGTTGGTTCAGATTTTACTCCCTCTTATTTGGGGAATCTTGGAAGCAGATCAGTGGGAGGACCACGTGGTCCGGTAAGTAAACTCAGCTGAAAAAAGATTTCTTTGTGCCTGAGGTATtgtttaagatttttttttttaatttgcatatCCCCTCTTGTCGTTTTAGCCCCCAGGGCCACGTCGGTCCCAACAGGGTCAACGGAAAGAACCCAGGAAAATCATTAGCAGCATGTCCCTCAACGACGACGTGCAGCTCAACAAGGCCGAGAAGGCCTGGAAGCCCTCTATGAAGAAGCCCAGTCGTAGCAATGCTcctgaggaagatgatgatgacagcCCTGAACATTTAAAGACTCAGGATGTGTTCAAGCGTCTGCGCAGTATCCTCAACAAGCTGACACCACAGAAGTTTCAGGAGCTGATGAAGCAGGTCACAGACCTGACGATAGACACGGAAGAGAGGCTGAAAGGAGCAATTGATCTTATCTTTGAGAAGGCCATCTCAGAGCCCAACTTCTCTGTGGCCTATGCCAACATGTGCCGCTGCCTTATGGGGGTAGGTTTTAAGATTGTTTCTGTAATTCGTATCTTTGGTTTGCTCTAATGATGAGTTCTTTTGTGTGCCACGTGTCTGGGCCACTGAATGTTTATGATGGTAATGAGGATCTGAAAGAGCATGTTGTGAATGTGTTTTCCAAGCTTTACTGCTGTAACTGCTGCTCTACAAAAACGATGTACTCAAATTTGACATCCTTCTCACCTTCAGTTAAAAGTTCCCACCACAGACAAGCCAGCGGTCTATGTAAACTTCCGCAAACTGCTGCTGAACCGCTGCCAGAAGGAGTTTGAAAAGGACCAGGACGACGATGAGATCTTtgagaaaaagcaaaaagagTTAGAAGCTTCCAAAGATGTAAGAAGTCCTATGTTACGCTAATTGTACCCTGACCATATCATAACTTAACCTTGGTACTGAACCCGAAGCTATTGTTTTTCTGCCCACAGGATGAAGAACGTGAGCGCTTGAGGGTGGAATTGGAGGAGGCCAGAGACAAGGCCCGTCGTCGCTCTCTGGGCAACATAAAGTTCATAGGCGAGCTCTTTAAGCTGAAGATGCTGACGGAAGCCATCATGCATGACTGTGTAGTGAAACTACTGAAGAACCACGATGAAGAGTCTCTGGAGTGTCTCTGCAGGCTGCTCGCTACGATTGGCAAAGACCTAGACTTTGAGAAGGCCAAGGTATGTGCAGTATGAACAGTCTGCTGAGTTTTACTTCATGTTGCAAGATGTCTATTTTAGGGCCGCTGATTATTAGTGATGGGAGTGACGAACTGAGGAAAATTCATCAGTCTCACTCATATACTCAGTGGTTAACAGCCATGACTCATGAAATGCTCTGCTCTTTTGTTCCTTCATTTCCTCTCAGCCTCGTATGGATCAGTATTTCAACCAGATGGACAAGATCATCAAAGAGAGAAAGACCTCGTCCAGAATCCGCTTCATGCTGCAAGATGTTTTGGACCTAAGAAGGGTAAAAATTAATCTTTCCATAATGACACAATGCCCTAAATACCCGATGACATATGTTGGTGGTAATTGTAGGTGTCCCTCAGTGTAGAACTATACTATGTTTGTACACGTTCATCAAAAA contains:
- the eif4g1a gene encoding eukaryotic translation initiation factor 4 gamma 1a isoform X2, with protein sequence MNKPPQPITGPASVPNPAPSPGLTQAAYGPGQPPSLVFATPPPPQMTSAPQPRQFAAAPRTLHQQGGYRALQGYYQSRPGMATSAPRVQTSSGTRPVGPAHVYQAGSQIMMMSQQPLSFASSPQGYFIPPPGQYRAQYMPTTQQYPVTSGTASFYPGTSPAEYSPYAGAYYPAQPQYSPSVQPAQVMITPTPQQQQAPPPQQPSAQPPGPVKRERKPIRIRDPNQGGRDITEEIMSGGRSSTTPTPPQASLADVSPAQTNGEVIQPVFTVTRREENVEPSPCTEMSPPNVVAGIEPIDEAKDEMDSRLTPPAELAVQSVATVVAAEVPSPQIKDQQSPSSLSSVAASTTPTPVEVVNKASPKAGDTVDAPVSPSTLVAAQEAPLKEEEIPIPPVENAPEKEEKKMEEVRKSEIEEQEISTKLQPAVDVAATVSPVHVEKETAAKMPSEVCQPTPPAQEPDTPHIQTSAPSTAPEPEPEPTLVERAEPLLSNGLPQDSEELSEDSDTTSFDKTNTSQPQESTPVAKTIVPAQEEVEKKEVKEKNEEALPASVSCPPEKSMQAAMTVPKKKKNMGRINKREAIGDLLDAFTEEQGANPVSEPSSTQADPVPVAPAEPPAEPPADAADDTWEEKEDKQNAESDSLEPNTESADQKYQYKEDQWKPINPEDKKRYDREFLLGFQFISASMHKPEGLPVISDVVLDKVNKTPLRPADPARLMSVGSDFTPSYLGNLGSRSVGGPRGPPPGPRRSQQGQRKEPRKIISSMSLNDDVQLNKAEKAWKPSMKKPSRSNAPEEDDDDSPEHLKTQDVFKRLRSILNKLTPQKFQELMKQVTDLTIDTEERLKGAIDLIFEKAISEPNFSVAYANMCRCLMGLKVPTTDKPAVYVNFRKLLLNRCQKEFEKDQDDDEIFEKKQKELEASKDDEERERLRVELEEARDKARRRSLGNIKFIGELFKLKMLTEAIMHDCVVKLLKNHDEESLECLCRLLATIGKDLDFEKAKPRMDQYFNQMDKIIKERKTSSRIRFMLQDVLDLRRNNWVPRRGDQGPKTIDQIHKEAEMEEHREQIKVQQQLLSKKDSGGGRMGENRGGRGPHNPGGGRVSQPQDEGWNTVPISKNRPIDTNRLSKITKPGSLDFNNQLLAPGGKGMWGSWGKGSSGGTGAKPASGEQDSGRPTTSTLNRFSALQQSGSLMSSADSDRRVPQRSSSSRERGGDRDRNDRDRFDRFDRSEGREGRDDRSSRNQITKRSFSRESRERGERGGDSRGSAEPVRRVASMTDDRERGSRDRGSRDRAPSKDLTVKRESAPTPPPTLSKPALSEEEVEKKTNAIVEEYLHINDLKEALQCVAELNSTPLLYVFVRNGVESTLERSTIAREHMGLLLHQLVKAGTLPKQQFYKGLGEILEIAEDMAIDIPHFWLYLAELITPMLHEGGIPMGQLFREISKPLVPLGKAGVLLVQILKLLCNGMTPKKVGAMWTEAGLNWSDFLPKDEDVNKFVTDQKVEYTIGEELASTEVSNKKVLSGDELSKQLDRLFEDKADNQRIRDWVEANLDEEQTASNQFIRALMMSVCQSAIICDNPYRVDAGQINQRASLLQIYLCDEQKELQALYALQALMVHMEQPANLLRMFFDALYDEDVIKEEAFYKWESSKDPAEQMGKGVALKSVTAFFTWLREAEEESDKE
- the eif4g1a gene encoding eukaryotic translation initiation factor 4 gamma 1a isoform X1; translated protein: MNKPPQPITGPASVPNPAPSPGLTQAAYGPGQPPSLVFATPPPPQMTSAPQPRQFAAAPRTLHQQGGYRALQGYYQSRPGMATSAPRVQTSSGTRPVGPAHVYQAGSQIMMMSQQPLSFASSPQGYFIPPPGQYRAQYMPTTQQYPVTSGTASFYPGTSPAEYSPYEPSLAARERRGGGGRGGGRENGRLSLHGAPLTSQRYPAGAYYPAQPQYSPSVQPAQVMITPTPQQQQAPPPQQPSAQPPGPVKRERKPIRIRDPNQGGRDITEEIMSGGRSSTTPTPPQASLADVSPAQTNGEVIQPVFTVTRREENVEPSPCTEMSPPNVVAGIEPIDEAKDEMDSRLTPPAELAVQSVATVVAAEVPSPQIKDQQSPSSLSSVAASTTPTPVEVVNKASPKAGDTVDAPVSPSTLVAAQEAPLKEEEIPIPPVENAPEKEEKKMEEVRKSEIEEQEISTKLQPAVDVAATVSPVHVEKETAAKMPSEVCQPTPPAQEPDTPHIQTSAPSTAPEPEPEPTLVERAEPLLSNGLPQDSEELSEDSDTTSFDKTNTSQPQESTPVAKTIVPAQEEVEKKEVKEKNEEALPASVSCPPEKSMQAAMTVPKKKKNMGRINKREAIGDLLDAFTEEQGANPVSEPSSTQADPVPVAPAEPPAEPPADAADDTWEEKEDKQNAESDSLEPNTESADQKYQYKEDQWKPINPEDKKRYDREFLLGFQFISASMHKPEGLPVISDVVLDKVNKTPLRPADPARLMSVGSDFTPSYLGNLGSRSVGGPRGPPPGPRRSQQGQRKEPRKIISSMSLNDDVQLNKAEKAWKPSMKKPSRSNAPEEDDDDSPEHLKTQDVFKRLRSILNKLTPQKFQELMKQVTDLTIDTEERLKGAIDLIFEKAISEPNFSVAYANMCRCLMGLKVPTTDKPAVYVNFRKLLLNRCQKEFEKDQDDDEIFEKKQKELEASKDDEERERLRVELEEARDKARRRSLGNIKFIGELFKLKMLTEAIMHDCVVKLLKNHDEESLECLCRLLATIGKDLDFEKAKPRMDQYFNQMDKIIKERKTSSRIRFMLQDVLDLRRNNWVPRRGDQGPKTIDQIHKEAEMEEHREQIKVQQQLLSKKDSGGGRMGENRGGRGPHNPGGGRVSQPQDEGWNTVPISKNRPIDTNRLSKITKPGSLDFNNQLLAPGGKGMWGSWGKGSSGGTGAKPASGEQDSGRPTTSTLNRFSALQQSGSLMSSADSDRRVPQRSSSSRERGGDRDRNDRDRFDRFDRSEGREGRDDRSSRNQITKRSFSRESRERGERGGDSRGSAEPVRRVASMTDDRERGSRDRGSRDRAPSKDLTVKRESAPTPPPTLSKPALSEEEVEKKTNAIVEEYLHINDLKEALQCVAELNSTPLLYVFVRNGVESTLERSTIAREHMGLLLHQLVKAGTLPKQQFYKGLGEILEIAEDMAIDIPHFWLYLAELITPMLHEGGIPMGQLFREISKPLVPLGKAGVLLVQILKLLCNGMTPKKVGAMWTEAGLNWSDFLPKDEDVNKFVTDQKVEYTIGEELASTEVSNKKVLSGDELSKQLDRLFEDKADNQRIRDWVEANLDEEQTASNQFIRALMMSVCQSAIICDNPYRVDAGQINQRASLLQIYLCDEQKELQALYALQALMVHMEQPANLLRMFFDALYDEDVIKEEAFYKWESSKDPAEQMGKGVALKSVTAFFTWLREAEEESDKE
- the eif4g1a gene encoding eukaryotic translation initiation factor 4 gamma 1a isoform X3; translation: MNKPPQPITGPASVPNPAPSPGLTQAAYGPGQPPSLVFATPPPPQMTSAPQPRQGYYQSRPGMATSAPRVQTSSGTRPVGPAHVYQAGSQIMMMSQQPLSFASSPQGYFIPPPGQYRAQYMPTTQQYPVTSGTASFYPGTSPAEYSPYAGAYYPAQPQYSPSVQPAQVMITPTPQQQQAPPPQQPSAQPPGPVKRERKPIRIRDPNQGGRDITEEIMSGGRSSTTPTPPQASLADVSPAQTNGEVIQPVFTVTRREENVEPSPCTEMSPPNVVAGIEPIDEAKDEMDSRLTPPAELAVQSVATVVAAEVPSPQIKDQQSPSSLSSVAASTTPTPVEVVNKASPKAGDTVDAPVSPSTLVAAQEAPLKEEEIPIPPVENAPEKEEKKMEEVRKSEIEEQEISTKLQPAVDVAATVSPVHVEKETAAKMPSEVCQPTPPAQEPDTPHIQTSAPSTAPEPEPEPTLVERAEPLLSNGLPQDSEELSEDSDTTSFDKTNTSQPQESTPVAKTIVPAQEEVEKKEVKEKNEEALPASVSCPPEKSMQAAMTVPKKKKNMGRINKREAIGDLLDAFTEEQGANPVSEPSSTQADPVPVAPAEPPAEPPADAADDTWEEKEDKQNAESDSLEPNTESADQKYQYKEDQWKPINPEDKKRYDREFLLGFQFISASMHKPEGLPVISDVVLDKVNKTPLRPADPARLMSVGSDFTPSYLGNLGSRSVGGPRGPPPGPRRSQQGQRKEPRKIISSMSLNDDVQLNKAEKAWKPSMKKPSRSNAPEEDDDDSPEHLKTQDVFKRLRSILNKLTPQKFQELMKQVTDLTIDTEERLKGAIDLIFEKAISEPNFSVAYANMCRCLMGLKVPTTDKPAVYVNFRKLLLNRCQKEFEKDQDDDEIFEKKQKELEASKDDEERERLRVELEEARDKARRRSLGNIKFIGELFKLKMLTEAIMHDCVVKLLKNHDEESLECLCRLLATIGKDLDFEKAKPRMDQYFNQMDKIIKERKTSSRIRFMLQDVLDLRRNNWVPRRGDQGPKTIDQIHKEAEMEEHREQIKVQQQLLSKKDSGGGRMGENRGGRGPHNPGGGRVSQPQDEGWNTVPISKNRPIDTNRLSKITKPGSLDFNNQLLAPGGKGMWGSWGKGSSGGTGAKPASGEQDSGRPTTSTLNRFSALQQSGSLMSSADSDRRVPQRSSSSRERGGDRDRNDRDRFDRFDRSEGREGRDDRSSRNQITKRSFSRESRERGERGGDSRGSAEPVRRVASMTDDRERGSRDRGSRDRAPSKDLTVKRESAPTPPPTLSKPALSEEEVEKKTNAIVEEYLHINDLKEALQCVAELNSTPLLYVFVRNGVESTLERSTIAREHMGLLLHQLVKAGTLPKQQFYKGLGEILEIAEDMAIDIPHFWLYLAELITPMLHEGGIPMGQLFREISKPLVPLGKAGVLLVQILKLLCNGMTPKKVGAMWTEAGLNWSDFLPKDEDVNKFVTDQKVEYTIGEELASTEVSNKKVLSGDELSKQLDRLFEDKADNQRIRDWVEANLDEEQTASNQFIRALMMSVCQSAIICDNPYRVDAGQINQRASLLQIYLCDEQKELQALYALQALMVHMEQPANLLRMFFDALYDEDVIKEEAFYKWESSKDPAEQMGKGVALKSVTAFFTWLREAEEESDKE